The following proteins are encoded in a genomic region of Methylibium petroleiphilum PM1:
- a CDS encoding NAD-dependent succinate-semialdehyde dehydrogenase, translating to MDMKNSPLATLADPTLLKTAALIDGAWVDRGEHFAVTDPATGQVLAQVANLGAADAEAALAAAARAWPAWRAKTAKERASVLMKWYQLLLQHADDLARIMTAEQGKPLAEAKGEVGYGASFIEWFAEEAKRVYGETVPTTDNNKRYLVLKQAMGVCAAITPWNFPIAMITRKVAPALAAGCPVVIKPAEQTPLSALAVAELAQRAGMPAGVLNVLTADAERSIQIGNVLCASDTVRHLSFTGSTEVGRILMKQCAPTIKKLSLELGGNAPFIVFDDADLDSAVEGAMISKYRNAGQTCVCANRLYVQAGVYDAFVEKLAAKVKAIKVGNGFEAGVTQGPLIDEAALAKVESHVADALAKGAKLLTGGQRIGERFYSPTVLAQATGEMLCAREETFGPVAPVFRFETEAEVVALANDTEFGLASYFYSRDVGRIFRVGEALEYGMVGINTGLISTAEVPFGGVKQSGLGREGSHHGIDDYVEIKYLCLGDIQK from the coding sequence ATGGACATGAAGAATTCGCCGCTGGCCACCCTGGCCGACCCCACCCTGCTGAAGACCGCCGCGCTGATCGATGGGGCATGGGTCGACCGCGGCGAACACTTCGCCGTCACCGACCCTGCCACCGGTCAGGTTCTGGCGCAGGTGGCCAACCTGGGTGCTGCCGACGCCGAAGCCGCCCTCGCCGCCGCGGCGCGCGCCTGGCCGGCCTGGCGCGCCAAGACCGCCAAGGAACGCGCTTCGGTGCTGATGAAGTGGTACCAACTGCTGCTGCAGCACGCCGACGACCTGGCCCGCATCATGACCGCCGAGCAGGGCAAGCCGCTGGCCGAGGCCAAGGGCGAGGTGGGCTACGGCGCCAGCTTCATCGAGTGGTTCGCCGAGGAAGCCAAGCGCGTCTACGGCGAGACCGTCCCGACCACCGACAACAACAAGCGCTACCTGGTGCTGAAGCAGGCGATGGGCGTGTGCGCGGCCATCACGCCTTGGAACTTCCCGATCGCGATGATCACCCGCAAGGTCGCGCCGGCGCTGGCCGCCGGCTGCCCGGTGGTCATCAAGCCGGCCGAGCAGACGCCGCTGTCGGCGCTGGCCGTTGCCGAGCTGGCGCAGCGCGCCGGCATGCCGGCCGGCGTGCTGAACGTGCTGACGGCCGACGCGGAGCGCTCGATCCAGATCGGCAACGTGCTGTGCGCCAGCGACACCGTGCGCCACCTGAGCTTCACCGGCTCCACCGAGGTCGGCCGCATCCTGATGAAGCAGTGCGCGCCGACCATCAAGAAGCTGAGTCTGGAGCTCGGCGGCAACGCGCCCTTCATCGTGTTCGACGATGCCGACCTCGACAGCGCGGTCGAGGGCGCGATGATCAGCAAGTACCGCAACGCCGGCCAGACCTGCGTGTGCGCGAACCGGCTCTACGTGCAGGCCGGCGTCTACGACGCCTTCGTCGAGAAGCTGGCGGCGAAGGTGAAGGCCATCAAGGTCGGCAACGGCTTCGAGGCCGGCGTGACCCAGGGGCCGCTGATCGATGAGGCGGCGCTGGCAAAGGTGGAATCCCACGTGGCCGACGCGCTGGCCAAGGGTGCGAAGCTGCTGACCGGCGGCCAGCGCATCGGCGAGCGCTTCTACTCGCCCACGGTGCTGGCCCAGGCCACGGGCGAGATGCTCTGCGCCCGCGAGGAGACCTTCGGCCCGGTGGCGCCGGTGTTCCGTTTCGAGACCGAGGCCGAGGTGGTGGCGCTAGCCAACGACACCGAGTTCGGCCTCGCCAGCTACTTCTACAGCCGCGACGTGGGCCGCATCTTCCGCGTCGGCGAGGCGCTGGAGTACGGCATGGTCGGCATCAACACCGGCCTGATCTCGACCGCCGAGGTGCCGTTCGGCGGCGTCAAGCAGTCGGGCCTGGGCCGCGAGGGCTCGCACCACGGCATCGACGACTACGTGGAGATCAAGTACCTCTGCCTGGGCGACATCCAGAAATGA